A single Parabacteroides timonensis DNA region contains:
- a CDS encoding RNA polymerase sigma factor, with translation MNETTEQLIEGCRSGKRSAQLALYKLFAQRLYIACLRIVGNTSEAEEAMQDAFLKIFTRIDQYKDNLCFEAWMHRIAVHTAIDYVRRQTPEWDELSDNYADPESDGPSEEDIQYSVKQIKEATAKLPAGYRVILSLYLFEGYDMEEIASILNIQPPSVRSQYLRAKRKLLDIISVN, from the coding sequence ATGAACGAAACTACAGAACAACTGATAGAAGGTTGCCGGAGCGGAAAGCGAAGCGCGCAACTGGCCCTGTACAAACTATTCGCACAGCGATTGTACATTGCCTGCCTGCGTATCGTCGGCAACACCTCAGAAGCGGAAGAAGCCATGCAGGACGCGTTCCTGAAAATCTTCACTCGCATCGATCAGTATAAAGACAATCTGTGTTTCGAAGCCTGGATGCACCGGATAGCAGTTCATACGGCCATCGACTACGTACGCCGCCAGACTCCGGAATGGGACGAGTTGTCTGACAACTATGCCGATCCCGAATCCGATGGACCAAGCGAGGAAGATATACAGTATTCGGTAAAGCAGATAAAGGAAGCGACTGCCAAGCTGCCGGCCGGTTACCGTGTGATCCTCTCTCTTTACCTCTTCGAGGGGTATGATATGGAAGAGATTGCCTCTATCCTGAATATTCAGCCGCCAAGCGTACGCAGTCAGTATCTGCGGGCAAAGCGCAAATTGTTGGACATTATATCAGTCAATTGA
- a CDS encoding RNA polymerase sigma factor: MDEQKWIKSILAGDTKSFSCLVAKYQQMAFNIAFRILENREEAEEVVQDAFVKMYRALPSFQFGSKFSTWFYKIVYNTAITAQRKQSLFESYDDAVATDLTTSEVDSATAILEREDRKEIIARVLKKLPADESLVLTLFYLEECSIADIGQITEMTPSNIKIKLFRGRKHFYETLQLMMKNETAYVL, from the coding sequence ATGGACGAACAAAAGTGGATAAAAAGCATTCTGGCAGGGGATACCAAAAGTTTCTCCTGCCTCGTCGCGAAGTACCAGCAGATGGCATTCAATATTGCTTTCCGTATACTGGAGAATCGTGAGGAGGCAGAAGAAGTCGTGCAGGATGCTTTTGTGAAGATGTATCGTGCGCTTCCGTCTTTCCAGTTTGGCAGTAAGTTCTCTACCTGGTTCTATAAAATAGTTTACAATACTGCAATAACGGCACAAAGAAAGCAATCTCTTTTTGAGAGTTACGATGATGCCGTTGCAACCGATCTGACAACCAGTGAAGTGGATAGTGCGACTGCTATCCTGGAACGGGAAGACCGGAAAGAAATAATTGCCCGCGTACTAAAAAAGTTACCGGCTGACGAAAGCCTGGTGCTTACTCTCTTTTACCTGGAGGAGTGTTCTATTGCTGACATCGGTCAGATCACAGAAATGACTCCTTCCAATATTAAAATAAAATTGTTTCGGGGACGTAAACACTTCTACGAAACCTTGCAGTTGATGATGAAGAATGAAACAGCATATGTGTTATGA
- the surE gene encoding 5'/3'-nucleotidase SurE encodes MNDRPLILITNDDGVNAKGIKELIECLLDLGEVIVMAPDGPRSGMSSAITAENPLRYSLVKKEKGLTVYKCTGTPVDCVKLAINEVLDRKPDLLVSGINHGGNMAISVLYSGTMGAAAEGCVFGVPSLGVSLLDHHEDADFTECCRLGRMVARRVLKEGLPAGTYLNLNVPKTDAVKGMKICRQAAGKWVKEFKRSENGSGKPVFWLTGSFENAKPIHPDNDTLALDSGYASLVPCKLDVTDYDWMNKYNDWGL; translated from the coding sequence ATGAACGATAGACCGCTTATCCTGATTACAAACGATGACGGCGTAAACGCCAAAGGAATTAAAGAGTTAATAGAATGCCTGCTCGACCTGGGAGAAGTGATTGTTATGGCTCCCGATGGTCCCCGTTCGGGAATGAGTAGCGCTATCACGGCAGAGAATCCTCTCCGCTATTCATTGGTGAAGAAAGAAAAAGGACTGACAGTATATAAATGTACCGGCACTCCGGTTGATTGCGTGAAACTGGCCATCAACGAAGTACTCGACCGTAAGCCCGACCTATTGGTTTCGGGTATCAACCACGGAGGAAATATGGCGATCAGCGTCCTTTATTCGGGAACAATGGGAGCAGCAGCCGAAGGTTGCGTATTCGGTGTCCCTTCCCTGGGAGTATCCCTACTCGATCATCATGAGGATGCCGACTTTACGGAATGTTGCCGGCTGGGACGTATGGTGGCCCGTCGTGTATTGAAAGAAGGACTGCCCGCAGGTACTTACCTGAACCTGAACGTACCAAAGACTGATGCAGTAAAGGGGATGAAAATCTGTCGCCAGGCTGCCGGGAAATGGGTAAAAGAATTTAAACGTTCGGAAAACGGAAGCGGGAAACCTGTGTTCTGGCTGACCGGCTCTTTCGAGAATGCCAAACCGATCCACCCGGACAACGATACACTGGCACTCGACAGCGGATATGCCTCCCTGGTCCCCTGCAAACTTGACGTGACGGATTACGATTGGATGAACAAATATAACGATTGGGGATTATGA
- a CDS encoding DUF4097 family beta strand repeat-containing protein has protein sequence MNTRQTKSRSLLLLAMLLIVSTVCGWAGKPERIKKKEISQSFSISLSDLLLADNRYGNITVTHWNKNEALIRVEIEAKAETEEAAQATLDRVQIELKKSGNTISAITSLKEQRSSNNNNERFTINYYISIPSKLAINLSQKYGNINLPDKNEGKSTIQVKYGNLNAGSFTELLNLEVKYGNVDINNVTKANLDFGYCGKVSVGNADLLNADNKYSNMEIRNCSQLNLENKYGNVKIESLDRGNLEIKYSEATIGSVKESLDVSELAYSSLNIKELSANFKSLTVDARYGNLNVNIPSKASFKVAAESMKYGNHNVSGFNVTNKSTEDKVNHYYEINGGNKGRIYFDGNNYSNISVKAL, from the coding sequence ATGAATACAAGACAAACAAAAAGCCGTTCGCTATTACTTCTGGCGATGTTGCTTATCGTAAGTACCGTTTGCGGCTGGGCCGGAAAACCGGAGAGGATCAAGAAGAAAGAGATCAGTCAATCATTCAGTATCAGCTTGAGCGACCTGCTGCTTGCCGATAACCGCTACGGCAACATCACCGTAACGCACTGGAATAAGAATGAAGCACTTATCCGCGTCGAAATAGAGGCGAAAGCGGAGACCGAAGAGGCTGCACAAGCTACTCTGGATCGTGTCCAGATCGAGTTGAAAAAGAGCGGAAATACTATTTCTGCCATTACATCGCTCAAAGAACAGCGGTCGAGCAATAACAACAACGAACGTTTCACAATCAATTATTACATCAGTATTCCTTCCAAGCTGGCAATCAATCTGTCACAGAAATACGGAAATATCAACCTGCCGGATAAGAATGAAGGCAAAAGCACCATACAGGTGAAATATGGCAACCTGAATGCAGGTAGCTTCACAGAACTTCTTAACCTGGAAGTGAAATATGGAAATGTGGATATTAATAATGTAACGAAGGCTAATCTGGATTTTGGTTATTGCGGTAAGGTATCAGTCGGTAATGCCGATCTACTGAATGCGGATAACAAGTATTCCAATATGGAAATCAGGAATTGCTCACAACTCAACCTGGAAAACAAATATGGGAATGTGAAGATAGAGAGTCTCGACAGGGGAAATCTGGAGATCAAATACAGTGAAGCGACGATTGGTTCTGTTAAGGAGTCACTGGATGTCAGCGAACTGGCTTACAGCTCACTAAACATAAAAGAGCTTTCTGCTAATTTCAAAAGCCTGACAGTAGATGCCCGCTACGGTAACCTGAATGTGAATATCCCCTCGAAAGCATCTTTCAAAGTGGCTGCCGAAAGTATGAAATATGGCAACCACAATGTCAGCGGTTTCAATGTCACCAATAAATCGACAGAAGATAAAGTAAACCATTATTACGAAATCAATGGCGGAAACAAAGGACGCATTTATTTCGATGGGAATAATTATAGTAATATAAGTGTAAAGGCGTTATAA
- the lpxB gene encoding lipid-A-disaccharide synthase, whose translation MKYFLIAGEASGDLHASNLMAALKEKDPEADFRFFGGDLMQAVGGTLVKHYREMAFMGFIPVLLNLRTILNNMKTCEKDISRYQPDVVILIDYPGFNLKIAKFVKTVLHLPVYYYISPKIWAWKQYRIKDFRRYVDRMFCILPFETEFFHKLNYSVDYVGNPSVDSVAQYKEKQAAGPDTFIIDEGLPDKPILALLAGSRRQEIKDNLPTMLEVAASYQDYQPVIAGAPGLEPEYYKQYIGNHQARIVFGKTYDLLQHSHAALVTSGTATLETSLFRVPQVVCYYVVAGRLASFIFRNFFHTKYISLVNLIAGREVVQELFGARFSTRQIHEELDRILNDPAYRNQMLEGYDEVIHLLGKPGASRRTAELIYQSLRD comes from the coding sequence ATGAAATATTTTCTGATCGCAGGCGAAGCCTCCGGCGATTTACATGCGTCGAACCTGATGGCTGCATTGAAAGAGAAAGACCCGGAAGCAGATTTCCGCTTCTTCGGGGGAGACCTGATGCAGGCCGTAGGCGGCACTTTAGTAAAGCATTACAGGGAAATGGCCTTTATGGGCTTTATCCCGGTGTTGCTCAACCTGCGTACAATCCTGAATAATATGAAGACTTGCGAGAAAGATATCAGCAGATATCAGCCGGACGTAGTCATACTGATCGATTATCCGGGATTTAATCTGAAAATAGCCAAATTCGTAAAGACAGTATTACACCTGCCTGTCTACTATTATATATCACCGAAAATATGGGCGTGGAAGCAGTACCGCATCAAGGACTTCCGCCGTTACGTAGACCGTATGTTCTGCATCCTGCCCTTCGAAACGGAATTCTTCCACAAGCTAAACTACTCGGTGGACTATGTAGGAAATCCTTCGGTAGACTCAGTTGCACAATATAAAGAGAAGCAAGCTGCCGGGCCCGATACATTCATAATAGACGAAGGGCTACCTGACAAACCAATCCTCGCCCTCCTTGCCGGAAGCCGCCGGCAGGAGATCAAAGACAATCTCCCGACCATGCTCGAAGTAGCCGCTTCCTATCAGGATTATCAACCGGTTATCGCCGGAGCTCCCGGACTGGAACCGGAATACTACAAACAATATATCGGTAACCATCAGGCGCGGATCGTCTTCGGCAAGACCTACGACCTGCTGCAACACAGCCACGCCGCACTGGTCACTTCCGGAACGGCCACGCTTGAAACATCTCTGTTCCGTGTACCGCAGGTAGTCTGCTACTACGTGGTAGCCGGACGGTTGGCAAGTTTTATCTTCCGCAATTTCTTCCACACCAAATATATCTCACTGGTCAACCTGATTGCCGGCCGCGAGGTGGTACAAGAGCTGTTCGGTGCCCGCTTCTCTACCCGCCAGATCCATGAAGAGCTGGATAGAATACTGAACGATCCGGCTTATCGCAATCAGATGCTTGAAGGCTACGACGAAGTGATCCACCTGCTCGGAAAACCGGGGGCTTCCCGTCGCACGGCCGAACTTATCTACCAGTCACTGAGAGATTAA
- a CDS encoding DUF6249 domain-containing protein translates to MEEWLIPLVAIICAVGLPVLLLMILVIRTTRTKHEERMAMIEKGIVLEEPERKVNKYNALRNGLLMVGLALGAMAGICLDDTMPSDWQGFSVVIFTVLGGGLAYLIYFFIVLKMMEKEKEQ, encoded by the coding sequence ATGGAAGAATGGTTAATTCCTTTGGTTGCGATTATTTGTGCGGTTGGTCTGCCTGTACTGTTGCTTATGATACTTGTCATCAGAACAACCCGGACAAAGCATGAAGAGCGTATGGCTATGATCGAAAAGGGTATCGTACTGGAAGAGCCTGAGCGGAAGGTAAATAAATACAATGCTCTACGCAATGGTTTACTGATGGTTGGACTAGCATTGGGCGCTATGGCTGGTATTTGTTTGGATGATACGATGCCGAGTGACTGGCAAGGTTTTTCAGTTGTTATCTTTACTGTTTTGGGTGGAGGTCTTGCCTATCTCATTTATTTCTTCATCGTTTTGAAGATGATGGAAAAGGAAAAAGAACAATAA
- a CDS encoding ParB/RepB/Spo0J family partition protein — MAVMKRSALGRGLDALITMDDLKTGGSSSISEIALSKIQPNPDQPRSIFEEEALEELATSIRSLGVIQPITLKEIGTEKYMIISGERRYRASLMAGLEQIPAYIKTAADENVVEMALIENIQREDLNSIEIALAYQKLIDSYGLTQEKLSERVGKKRATIANYLRLLKLPAEIQMGLKDKKIDMGHARALLPVEDPEVQLALYEQILAEGLSVRNVEEIVRNGAEAVAPEKKENTAGRKPMLPQEFNLLKDHLSRFFNTKVQLACNDKGKGRITIPFTSEEELERLIGLLDKLK; from the coding sequence ATGGCAGTAATGAAAAGATCGGCACTTGGCCGTGGATTAGATGCTTTAATCACGATGGACGACCTTAAAACCGGAGGTTCGTCTTCTATCAGTGAAATAGCACTGAGTAAGATCCAGCCCAATCCTGATCAACCCCGTTCTATATTTGAGGAAGAAGCACTGGAAGAACTGGCTACTTCTATCCGTTCACTGGGTGTTATCCAGCCGATAACCTTGAAGGAGATCGGTACGGAGAAGTACATGATTATTTCCGGTGAACGCCGTTACCGGGCATCGTTGATGGCCGGCCTGGAGCAGATTCCTGCCTATATTAAGACGGCAGCCGACGAGAATGTAGTCGAAATGGCGCTGATTGAAAATATCCAGCGCGAAGACCTTAACTCGATAGAAATTGCATTGGCTTATCAGAAACTGATAGACAGCTACGGCCTTACCCAGGAGAAACTTAGCGAACGGGTAGGGAAGAAGCGAGCTACCATCGCCAATTATCTCCGCCTGTTGAAACTCCCGGCAGAGATACAGATGGGGCTGAAAGATAAGAAAATAGATATGGGACATGCACGTGCCTTGCTGCCGGTGGAAGATCCAGAAGTACAGCTGGCCTTGTATGAACAGATACTGGCAGAAGGCCTCTCCGTACGTAATGTAGAAGAGATCGTACGAAACGGGGCGGAAGCGGTTGCGCCGGAAAAGAAAGAGAATACAGCCGGACGTAAACCGATGCTTCCTCAGGAATTTAATCTGCTGAAGGATCATTTGTCCCGTTTCTTTAATACGAAGGTACAACTGGCATGCAACGACAAGGGAAAAGGACGCATCACGATTCCTTTTACCTCGGAAGAAGAACTGGAAAGGCTGATCGGCCTGTTGGATAAGTTGAAATAA
- a CDS encoding DUF6383 domain-containing protein, translated as MNKKFSTLMAVALMTGSFSMSTIASTAMFAAPAAIETKAAAASNAKEVDDLPASAVAGQLSAFTNNARLVVFTNDGSGAIGTGANAYLKGTGDAKSEAGAYVSGTPDVYYWTLQTDGRILNKEGQALTLADKQIFAVVPVVDATAATTATPYFVLAVTDGATTKYVVTTDASTFTLDADVKKAALFASVEAEYNVGVAGDDINQILGDGFELTIAKAAGSTVAITGADAFKGVLKAVEVGGTTNDATKYYQLKNGDKFVALKKGTIATDVNAEGEFTLVSATDVVKPEYLSFFHVSKADNGEEGVVVKVSDDADATAGANRLYVSSLKNSNVLSAAKVATVTDSWAYVKLAGENTVDLKTLLKGQFIKISYVANGKENTTDTDNKYKVGGILSVRNIEKADGTYANFADYVAKSSVIAEAPEAQWALTTADGGKTVTLKNRENTNVELTLTQLRATDKVGVYKASITGDADANAPKFANDLITISFVENHTKTDGYMVEADNVLRNTTYYLGQSRLSADGDINAYWAENHGTHQIGATVDKEVATKWNLHLVKKADGVNDAKNITEIDSVLVVSTMNVWNETKKELTTKKDTLVVLPYAFQNRENREFVKLNDEANLKFYICDDKNLDNENASPAITRPAQRFALKMKPNGTYNYVTLAANAYTASPNIDAVAEVGANKVYQANSTSKGTWANMLAYAGDDNALMVVEKTEDPEYRKIKVEWGDTISIYRQENDAQKLYEKLDAKSVVEKDTLSFLNIDNDYQFKMNPAIFADTAYINRGTGDDANTCYQYLLVVEPSFGYHKEGCNVPGHPQTIGAIDTVYGRFLVNLIDTANIYGKTHLHNNPYINKIEADENLAKLSFVDGYHTGDKLYIPRHNNTDTLVLDMSSPAFNVAKFAFRYVDNEAGTFKIQTQWKEYNPSIEKEKDLARSQEGYLRWVNGTVVVTNGYTNGDVFNMNENVKLNPVANEKEPSLSTISVIATDGGVIISGAQGKKVTISNVLGQTVANTVIASDKAEIAAPAGVVVVAVEGEAAVKAIVK; from the coding sequence ATGAACAAAAAGTTTTCTACTTTGATGGCTGTTGCTTTGATGACAGGCTCATTCTCCATGAGCACAATCGCAAGTACAGCCATGTTTGCAGCTCCCGCTGCAATTGAAACAAAAGCAGCAGCTGCTTCTAATGCAAAGGAGGTTGATGATCTTCCTGCAAGCGCCGTGGCTGGTCAATTATCTGCTTTTACAAATAATGCTCGTTTAGTTGTTTTTACCAATGATGGTTCTGGTGCTATTGGAACAGGTGCTAATGCATATCTAAAGGGAACAGGTGATGCAAAATCAGAGGCAGGAGCGTATGTAAGTGGAACTCCTGATGTTTATTATTGGACGCTTCAGACTGATGGTCGCATCTTAAATAAAGAAGGACAAGCTTTAACTTTAGCAGATAAACAAATTTTTGCTGTTGTACCTGTCGTTGATGCAACTGCAGCAACTACTGCAACTCCTTATTTTGTTTTGGCTGTAACTGATGGTGCTACAACTAAGTATGTCGTAACTACAGATGCTAGTACCTTTACTTTAGATGCTGATGTTAAAAAGGCAGCTCTTTTCGCTTCTGTAGAAGCTGAATACAATGTTGGTGTTGCTGGTGATGATATCAACCAAATATTAGGTGATGGTTTTGAATTGACAATAGCAAAGGCTGCAGGTAGCACGGTTGCTATTACTGGAGCAGATGCATTTAAAGGTGTATTGAAAGCAGTAGAGGTTGGTGGTACCACAAATGATGCAACTAAGTATTATCAATTGAAGAATGGTGATAAGTTTGTAGCATTGAAAAAAGGAACAATTGCAACTGATGTAAATGCTGAAGGTGAATTTACTTTAGTTAGTGCTACAGATGTTGTTAAGCCTGAGTATCTTTCTTTCTTCCATGTTTCAAAAGCTGATAATGGTGAAGAAGGTGTTGTTGTAAAAGTATCTGATGATGCTGATGCTACGGCAGGTGCCAATCGTCTTTATGTTTCTTCTTTGAAGAATTCTAATGTTTTGAGTGCAGCCAAGGTTGCTACTGTTACTGATTCTTGGGCATATGTTAAATTAGCAGGTGAAAATACTGTGGATCTTAAGACACTGTTGAAAGGCCAATTTATAAAGATCAGCTATGTCGCTAATGGCAAGGAGAATACGACAGATACTGATAATAAGTATAAAGTTGGTGGAATTTTATCTGTAAGAAACATCGAAAAGGCAGATGGTACTTATGCGAATTTTGCAGATTATGTTGCTAAATCAAGTGTAATAGCAGAAGCTCCGGAAGCTCAGTGGGCATTGACTACTGCTGATGGTGGTAAGACTGTGACTCTGAAAAACCGTGAAAATACAAATGTGGAATTGACTTTGACTCAATTGCGTGCTACAGATAAGGTTGGTGTTTATAAAGCGTCTATTACAGGAGATGCAGATGCTAACGCTCCTAAGTTTGCAAATGATCTGATTACAATATCTTTTGTAGAAAACCATACTAAGACTGATGGCTACATGGTAGAGGCTGATAACGTATTGCGTAATACTACTTATTACTTAGGGCAATCTCGTTTGAGTGCTGATGGTGATATTAATGCTTATTGGGCAGAAAATCATGGAACTCATCAGATTGGAGCTACTGTAGATAAAGAAGTTGCAACTAAGTGGAATTTGCATTTGGTGAAAAAAGCTGATGGTGTAAACGACGCTAAGAATATTACAGAAATAGATTCTGTTCTTGTCGTAAGTACAATGAATGTTTGGAATGAAACAAAGAAAGAATTGACTACAAAGAAAGATACTTTAGTTGTTCTTCCGTATGCATTCCAGAATAGAGAAAACAGAGAATTTGTAAAATTGAATGATGAAGCAAATTTGAAATTCTATATCTGTGATGATAAAAACTTAGATAACGAAAATGCAAGTCCTGCTATTACTCGTCCCGCTCAACGTTTCGCTCTGAAAATGAAACCTAATGGTACTTATAACTATGTAACTCTGGCTGCAAATGCTTATACTGCATCTCCTAATATTGATGCAGTAGCTGAAGTTGGTGCAAATAAAGTATATCAAGCAAACAGTACAAGCAAAGGTACATGGGCTAACATGCTTGCTTACGCCGGTGACGACAACGCTTTAATGGTCGTTGAAAAAACAGAAGATCCTGAATACCGTAAGATCAAAGTTGAGTGGGGTGATACTATCAGCATTTATCGTCAGGAAAACGACGCTCAGAAATTGTATGAAAAACTGGATGCTAAATCTGTTGTTGAAAAAGATACATTGAGCTTCCTGAATATAGATAACGATTATCAGTTCAAAATGAATCCGGCTATCTTTGCTGATACTGCTTATATCAACCGTGGTACAGGTGACGATGCTAATACTTGCTATCAGTATCTGTTGGTTGTTGAACCTAGTTTCGGTTATCACAAAGAAGGTTGTAACGTACCGGGCCACCCACAGACTATTGGAGCTATTGATACAGTGTATGGTCGCTTCTTGGTTAACTTGATTGATACAGCTAACATATATGGTAAGACTCATCTGCATAACAATCCTTATATCAATAAGATTGAAGCAGACGAAAACTTGGCTAAATTGTCATTCGTTGATGGTTACCATACTGGTGATAAACTGTATATTCCGCGTCATAATAATACTGACACTTTGGTGTTAGATATGAGCTCTCCGGCATTCAATGTGGCTAAGTTCGCATTCCGTTATGTAGATAACGAAGCTGGTACATTTAAGATCCAGACTCAGTGGAAAGAATACAATCCTAGCATTGAAAAAGAAAAAGATCTTGCAAGAAGCCAGGAAGGTTACCTGAGATGGGTTAACGGTACAGTTGTTGTTACAAACGGTTATACAAATGGTGACGTATTCAATATGAACGAAAACGTTAAACTGAATCCGGTTGCTAACGAAAAAGAACCTTCGTTATCTACAATCTCTGTAATCGCAACAGACGGTGGTGTTATCATCTCTGGTGCTCAGGGTAAGAAAGTTACTATCAGTAACGTTCTTGGTCAGACAGTTGCTAATACAGTAATCGCTTCTGATAAGGCTGAAATCGCTGCTCCTGCTGGTGTAGTTGTTGTAGCTGTTGAAGGCGAAGCTGCTGTTAAAGCAATCGTTAAATAA
- a CDS encoding ParA family protein, translating to MGKIIALANQKGGVGKTTTTINLAASLAALEKKVLVVDADPQANASSGLGVDIRSVELSIYECLVNGDDPKGAIIPTEVEGLDIIPSHIDLVGAEIEMLNMENREQILKQILVPLKDMYDFILIDCSPSLGLITVNALTAADSVMIPVQCEYFALEGISKLLNTIKIIKSKLNPALEIEGFLLTMYDSRLRLANQIYEEVKRPFRDLVFTTVIQRNVKLSEASSYGKPVILYDAESKGALNHMQLAQELIDKNK from the coding sequence ATGGGAAAGATTATCGCTTTAGCAAATCAGAAAGGTGGGGTTGGTAAAACAACGACCACGATAAATCTGGCTGCATCCCTCGCTGCCCTTGAGAAGAAAGTGCTGGTTGTTGATGCAGATCCGCAGGCAAATGCCTCTTCCGGACTGGGTGTGGATATTCGGAGTGTCGAACTGTCCATCTACGAATGTCTGGTGAATGGAGACGACCCGAAAGGAGCCATTATCCCAACCGAGGTGGAAGGACTGGATATTATCCCGTCTCACATCGACCTGGTAGGAGCGGAAATTGAAATGCTGAACATGGAGAACCGGGAGCAGATCCTGAAACAGATACTCGTCCCCCTTAAGGATATGTACGATTTTATCCTGATTGACTGTTCTCCCTCTTTAGGGCTGATCACAGTGAATGCACTGACTGCAGCCGATTCGGTAATGATCCCCGTTCAATGCGAGTATTTTGCACTGGAAGGTATCAGTAAACTGTTGAATACGATAAAGATTATTAAATCGAAGCTGAACCCGGCTTTGGAAATTGAAGGATTCCTGTTGACGATGTACGATTCGCGTCTTCGTCTGGCCAACCAGATTTACGAAGAGGTGAAACGACCGTTCCGCGATCTTGTTTTCACAACCGTTATTCAGCGTAATGTGAAACTGAGTGAAGCCTCTAGTTATGGTAAACCCGTAATACTTTACGATGCCGAGTCGAAGGGAGCGCTTAATCACATGCAGCTTGCGCAAGAGCTGATAGACAAAAATAAATAA
- a CDS encoding NigD1/NigD2 family lipoprotein → MKAMKTLKTFLLVLGTVLVSSTLYSCLDDDGYSLDKYSVGVATVKPLGNNLYYLQWDDSTSFWPAAGVTTPNFDVSKERRAFINFTLLGPGKDMNIEQDYVIRLNRIDTVLTKSIAPDLGDKNDEYYGKDPVTMKSVWIEDGYINFQFATYFEYGSKHFMNLVKMENSDTYELEFRHNANGSLSGAEGWGLASFRLNSLPETGGETVTMKIKYKSYDGDKTIELKYKSGSTTGRAPVMGTEDFQTTN, encoded by the coding sequence ATGAAAGCTATGAAGACGTTGAAGACTTTTTTATTGGTATTAGGTACTGTTTTGGTATCTTCTACATTATACTCTTGCCTGGATGATGACGGCTATTCTCTCGATAAATATAGTGTCGGTGTAGCAACAGTCAAACCGCTTGGCAACAACTTATATTATCTCCAGTGGGACGATTCTACTTCATTTTGGCCGGCAGCCGGTGTTACCACTCCGAACTTCGATGTAAGTAAAGAAAGAAGAGCATTCATCAACTTTACATTACTCGGACCGGGTAAAGATATGAACATCGAACAGGATTATGTGATCCGCCTGAACAGGATAGATACAGTTCTGACCAAATCGATCGCACCAGACCTGGGAGATAAAAACGATGAATATTACGGTAAAGATCCGGTAACGATGAAGTCTGTATGGATTGAAGACGGATATATAAACTTCCAGTTTGCCACTTACTTTGAGTACGGAAGCAAACATTTTATGAATCTCGTAAAAATGGAAAACTCCGATACATACGAACTGGAATTCCGCCATAATGCAAACGGTAGCCTGTCAGGCGCCGAAGGCTGGGGATTAGCTTCATTCAGACTGAACAGTCTGCCGGAAACAGGAGGTGAGACAGTGACGATGAAAATCAAGTACAAATCGTATGATGGAGATAAGACGATTGAACTTAAATACAAATCCGGTTCGACAACGGGGAGAGCTCCGGTGATGGGAACTGAGGATTTTCAAACGACAAATTAA